Proteins encoded within one genomic window of Gloeobacter kilaueensis JS1:
- a CDS encoding efflux RND transporter permease subunit, giving the protein MFVDFFIRRPIFAGVCAVIILLAGAVAIPSLPIAQYPEISPPQVTVSATYVGASSQVVEETVTTILERAINGVEGMRYIDSNSSDQGVSTIVVTFELDRDKDIAAVDVQNRISTVLSQLPSLVQQTGVSITKTTGAPLLGMGFYSDKGEYSNTFLSNYADLYLVDALKRVEGVGDVRIFGERRYSMRLWLDPNRLASRNLTAQDVVAAISEQNQQVGAGQIGQPPIANSQSFQVGMRVLGRLAEPDQFGDMVIKTNPNGSLVRLRDVGRVELGAENYNSFLRFRGQDGVGLGVYPIPGSNALDIGKGVKARMAELQKSFPPGVKYRIAFDTTDFIQESAGEVVKTLIEAIVLVVIVMFVFLQDWKATLIPAITIPVSLVGTFIFVKLFGFSINSLTLFGLTLATGLVVDDAIVVIENIARTSKEQCVDPKDCASEAMREVTAAVIAIALVLMAVFIPVAFFPGTTGQLYKQFALTIAFSIIISTFNALTLTPALAALLSTQQAGESNFILFRWFNAGFERFRNGYAGLLERLTRVSVLVILGFVALLGVTGWLFLRTPSAFLPEEDQGYFITLVQAPEGVSINYTSDVMRQVEKLLLKQPEVEGTFAVGGFGFNGSAANSGVIFTTLKPWSQRHKPEEQMLAFINRVRGPLLGIKEAIVVPFNAPAIQGLSTFGGFTYELQDKGNNDIQTFASTAQGLVAQGNQTPGLQGLFTTFNPNSPQLLIEVDRARAKSLNVSLSDIFNSLQTYLGSRYVNDFNLFGRSYRVYVQADEKFRSNPRDIRALYVRSQSGSLVSLGELLKITPTTAPSIITHFNLFRSIEISGNPAPGYSSGQALASMEKLSAQNLPATMGFEWKGISLEEKTSGGAAPLIFALGIVFVYLVLAAQYESLVEPFIILLAVPLAVLGALVALTVRGFPNDVYTQIGLVMLIGLASKNSILIVEFANQARERGLGITKAALEAASERLRPILMTSFAFILGTWPLVVAEGAGAASRQSLGTAVVGGMVISTFLSLFVVPVLYIVIVSIRERVLGRHSEPQPIAKAQTPAE; this is encoded by the coding sequence ATGTTCGTCGATTTCTTTATCCGCAGGCCAATCTTTGCGGGGGTGTGCGCCGTCATCATTCTGCTGGCGGGGGCAGTGGCGATTCCGTCGCTGCCGATTGCCCAGTACCCCGAGATCAGCCCGCCGCAGGTGACGGTGAGCGCCACCTACGTCGGCGCTTCTTCCCAGGTGGTCGAGGAGACGGTCACCACCATTCTCGAGCGCGCAATCAACGGCGTCGAAGGGATGCGCTACATCGACTCCAACTCCTCCGATCAGGGCGTGAGCACGATCGTCGTCACCTTCGAACTCGATCGCGACAAAGATATCGCCGCTGTCGATGTCCAGAACCGGATCTCCACGGTGCTCTCGCAGTTGCCAAGTCTGGTGCAGCAGACGGGAGTATCGATTACCAAGACGACGGGTGCGCCCCTGCTGGGCATGGGCTTTTATTCTGACAAGGGCGAATACAGCAACACGTTTTTAAGCAACTACGCCGATCTCTACCTGGTGGACGCCCTCAAGCGCGTGGAGGGGGTGGGCGACGTGCGCATCTTCGGCGAGCGGCGCTACTCGATGCGGCTGTGGCTCGATCCCAATCGCCTCGCCAGCCGCAACCTGACTGCCCAGGATGTGGTCGCAGCAATCAGCGAACAGAACCAGCAGGTCGGAGCCGGTCAGATTGGCCAGCCGCCCATCGCCAACTCCCAATCTTTTCAAGTCGGAATGCGGGTGCTGGGGCGACTGGCCGAGCCGGACCAGTTCGGCGATATGGTCATCAAGACCAACCCCAACGGCTCGCTGGTGCGGCTCAGGGACGTGGGCCGGGTCGAACTGGGAGCCGAAAACTACAACTCCTTCCTGCGCTTCCGGGGCCAGGACGGTGTCGGCCTCGGCGTCTATCCGATCCCCGGCAGCAACGCCCTCGACATCGGTAAAGGCGTCAAAGCCCGCATGGCAGAACTGCAGAAGAGCTTTCCGCCAGGCGTAAAATACCGCATCGCCTTCGACACCACCGACTTTATTCAGGAGTCGGCGGGTGAAGTCGTCAAAACTTTGATCGAGGCGATCGTGCTGGTGGTAATCGTCATGTTCGTCTTCCTGCAGGACTGGAAGGCGACGCTCATCCCGGCCATCACGATTCCGGTGTCGCTGGTGGGCACGTTTATCTTTGTCAAGCTCTTCGGCTTTTCGATCAACTCGCTGACGCTCTTTGGTCTGACCCTCGCCACGGGGCTGGTGGTAGACGACGCGATCGTCGTCATCGAAAACATTGCCCGCACCAGCAAAGAGCAGTGCGTCGATCCCAAAGACTGCGCCTCCGAGGCGATGCGCGAGGTGACGGCGGCGGTGATCGCCATCGCCCTGGTGCTGATGGCGGTGTTCATTCCGGTCGCCTTCTTTCCCGGAACGACGGGGCAACTGTACAAGCAGTTTGCCCTCACGATCGCCTTTTCGATCATCATCTCGACGTTTAACGCCCTGACACTCACCCCGGCTCTGGCGGCGCTGCTCTCGACCCAGCAGGCGGGCGAGTCGAACTTTATTTTGTTTCGCTGGTTCAACGCCGGCTTCGAGCGCTTCCGCAACGGCTACGCCGGTTTGCTTGAGCGCCTGACCCGCGTGTCCGTTCTGGTGATCTTGGGTTTTGTCGCCCTGCTCGGGGTGACGGGCTGGCTCTTCTTGCGCACCCCTTCTGCCTTTTTGCCCGAGGAGGACCAGGGCTACTTTATTACGCTCGTCCAGGCACCGGAGGGGGTTTCGATCAACTACACCAGCGACGTGATGCGCCAGGTCGAAAAGCTCCTGCTCAAGCAGCCCGAGGTCGAGGGCACCTTCGCGGTGGGCGGCTTTGGCTTCAACGGCAGTGCGGCCAACAGCGGTGTCATCTTTACCACCCTCAAGCCCTGGTCCCAGCGCCACAAGCCTGAAGAACAGATGCTCGCCTTTATCAACCGGGTGCGCGGTCCGCTCCTGGGCATCAAAGAAGCGATCGTCGTGCCCTTCAACGCTCCGGCGATCCAGGGTCTGAGTACCTTCGGTGGCTTTACCTACGAACTGCAGGACAAGGGCAACAACGACATCCAGACCTTTGCCAGTACCGCCCAGGGCCTGGTCGCCCAGGGCAACCAGACGCCGGGTTTGCAGGGGCTATTCACCACCTTCAACCCCAACTCGCCCCAACTGCTTATCGAGGTTGATCGCGCCCGCGCCAAGTCGCTCAACGTGTCGCTCTCGGATATCTTCAATAGCCTCCAGACCTACCTCGGTTCGCGCTACGTCAACGACTTCAACCTCTTTGGCCGCAGCTACCGGGTGTACGTGCAGGCCGACGAAAAATTCCGCTCCAATCCCCGCGACATCCGCGCCCTTTACGTGCGTTCCCAGAGTGGCAGCCTCGTCTCCCTGGGCGAGTTGCTCAAGATCACGCCCACCACCGCGCCGTCGATCATCACCCACTTCAACCTCTTCCGCTCGATCGAGATCAGCGGCAACCCGGCACCGGGCTACAGTTCCGGTCAGGCCCTCGCATCGATGGAAAAACTCTCCGCCCAGAACCTGCCGGCGACGATGGGCTTTGAATGGAAGGGCATCTCGCTCGAAGAAAAGACCTCCGGTGGTGCGGCACCGCTCATCTTTGCTCTGGGTATCGTCTTTGTCTATCTGGTGCTCGCTGCCCAGTACGAGAGCCTGGTAGAGCCCTTCATCATCTTGCTGGCCGTCCCTCTGGCCGTCCTCGGGGCGCTGGTCGCCCTCACCGTCCGGGGCTTTCCCAACGACGTCTACACCCAGATCGGGCTGGTGATGCTGATTGGTCTGGCGAGCAAAAACTCGATCTTGATCGTCGAATTTGCCAACCAGGCGCGGGAGCGCGGTCTGGGGATCACAAAGGCGGCCCTGGAGGCGGCGAGCGAGCGGCTCAGGCCCATCTTGATGACCTCGTTCGCCTTTATCCTCGGCACCTGGCCCCTGGTGGTGGCGGAGGGAGCGGGAGCGGCCAGCCGCCAGTCGCTGGGCACGGCGGTGGTGGGCGGCATGGTGATCTCGACTTTCTTGAGCCTGTTTGTGGTACCTGTGCTCTACATCGTGATCGTGAGCATCCGCGAGCGCGTGCTTGGCCGCCACAGTGAGCCACAGCCGATCGCCAAGGCCCAGACGCCCGCCGAATGA
- a CDS encoding efflux RND transporter periplasmic adaptor subunit produces MLCGCSGEQQAKGEGGGPPGAAQGVPVKVATVSDATVSDTSGYVATLISRKSVTMQPRVAGQVSRIFVRYGDAVNAGAPLIEIDPSVQRANVESLAAAVRTSQANLNSASQTLRSYQATLVSNQSNLRLQKSTYDRYVELGKQGAVSQLTVDQYRQSFEAAQATVDATKAQIEAQQAQVNAARGSIKQAQANLQQQQASLNFYQIQAPFAGVVGNIPVKVGDYVSTSTSLLSVTQNRPLEVTVSIPMEQASRLQRGQTVELLDNQGKVAGESKVFFIAPNVDASSQAVLVKALYDNPNNRLKADQLVQVRVVWQRQPGVLVPTAAISRVADQNFVFVAQPGQKADMLVARQRPVQLGDIQGNAYQVKSGLKPNEKIVVSGILKLRDGVPIVAQP; encoded by the coding sequence GTGCTTTGTGGCTGCAGCGGCGAGCAACAGGCCAAGGGCGAGGGGGGCGGACCGCCGGGGGCTGCCCAGGGTGTGCCGGTCAAAGTTGCGACGGTGAGCGATGCCACCGTCAGCGATACCTCCGGCTACGTCGCCACCCTCATCTCGCGCAAGTCGGTGACGATGCAGCCGCGCGTTGCCGGTCAGGTTTCGCGCATCTTTGTGCGCTACGGCGACGCGGTCAACGCCGGAGCGCCGCTCATCGAGATCGATCCTTCGGTGCAGCGGGCGAACGTCGAGAGCCTCGCTGCCGCCGTGCGCACCAGCCAGGCCAACCTCAATTCCGCCTCTCAAACGCTGCGCTCCTACCAGGCGACGCTGGTCTCCAACCAGTCCAACCTGCGGCTGCAAAAATCGACCTACGACCGCTACGTCGAACTGGGCAAGCAGGGGGCGGTGAGCCAGCTTACGGTCGATCAGTACCGCCAGAGCTTCGAGGCAGCCCAGGCAACCGTCGATGCGACCAAGGCCCAGATCGAGGCGCAGCAGGCCCAGGTCAACGCCGCCAGAGGTTCGATCAAGCAGGCCCAGGCCAATCTGCAGCAGCAGCAGGCGAGCTTGAACTTTTACCAGATCCAGGCACCGTTTGCCGGGGTCGTCGGCAATATTCCGGTCAAGGTGGGCGACTACGTTTCGACGAGTACTTCGCTTTTGAGCGTTACCCAAAACAGGCCGCTCGAGGTGACCGTGTCAATTCCGATGGAGCAGGCGAGCCGCCTGCAGCGGGGCCAGACGGTCGAACTGCTCGACAATCAGGGCAAGGTGGCGGGCGAGAGCAAGGTCTTTTTTATCGCTCCCAACGTCGATGCCAGTTCCCAGGCAGTGCTCGTCAAAGCGCTCTACGACAACCCCAACAATCGCCTAAAGGCCGATCAGCTCGTGCAGGTGCGGGTTGTCTGGCAGCGCCAACCGGGCGTGCTGGTGCCGACGGCGGCGATCTCGCGGGTGGCCGATCAAAACTTCGTCTTCGTCGCCCAACCCGGTCAAAAAGCGGACATGCTCGTCGCCCGCCAGCGTCCGGTGCAACTGGGCGACATCCAGGGCAACGCCTATCAGGTCAAATCGGGCCTCAAGCCCAACGAAAAAATTGTTGTCTCCGGCATTCTCAAACTCAGAGACGGCGTACCGATCGTCGCCCAGCCTTAG